In the genome of Engraulis encrasicolus isolate BLACKSEA-1 chromosome 21, IST_EnEncr_1.0, whole genome shotgun sequence, the window cacacatacacgcacacacacacacctcttagtgcaagagagggggggggggtggacgacCCCCTTGTGGAGTGCTCTTGGCCCGTGTCCCCTCTTCTCAGCCTCCCTCTGCCAGGGACTGTGCTTTTAGCTGCGCTACACGGCCAGACAGGGCCTTCtgttcacacacatgcgcgcacacacacgcacgcacacgtacaaacgcacacacacacacggaagcatacacacacacacacacacacacacacacacacacacacacacacacacacacacacacacacacacacacacacacacacacacacacacacacacacacactgatttgcaTGCGTGCACCAGacaggatttttaaaaagtaGGCTGCCACCTGCTTTGCACATATGCAAATAAGCTGTACACATATGCATAAAGATGCAGGAGATAGGGGCAGGCGTggcgtaatggttagggagttggactgcagatcacagggttgcaggttcaattcccaTATCCCATATTTCATATCccattcctccctccatggctgaagtgccccttgagcaaggcagttacgcccagggactgtaaccaataccctgtaatatcggTACGTCGCTTTGGATCaaagtgtcagctaagagtaatgcaatgcaatacagatAGGTGTGACTGCATTAAACTATGCATGACAGAACACATGCATGTAGAAAGAAACACGTTGAATACCTGTCACTATATTATATTGTGACACCCTATAAAGGCATAGCCTAGTTAGCCTATGCACACATGGAGAATATGCAAATACAACATGCAGGAGCAAGGCATTGAATAAAGACAcagatgaatgcacacacacatacacacacacacacacacacacacacacacacacacacacacacacacacacacacacacacacacacacacacacatacacacacacacacacacacacacacacacttgtgtgacgTGTGTAAAGCTGACGTGCAGAGTGATATATGAGGGCTAGATGAAGCCCACACCTGTTCCACTCCACAGCATATAGTCAAGATCTacggtggatggagagagagagagagagagagagagagagagagagagagagagagagagagagagagagagagagagagagagagagagagagagagagagagagagagcgagagcgagagagcgagagagcgagagagagaaatgaagagagtaagggagaaggggaaaagaaagagaactaTTACGGAAGATGAGGAAAGAGATGggtggagagtgagagtgagagagtaagaaatgaagagagcaagggagaaggggaaaagaaagggaaataTTAAGGAAGATGAggaaagggatgtgtgtgtgtgagagagagagagagagagagagagagagagagagagagagaggttgaaatGAAGAATTATTGTAATGCACTGGTTTTCACGCTAGCATTTAGTAATTAGTGTAGTGGTATCTGTGTGTATGATAtatttgcatgtagcctactaatAATGGAGAACATGTGAAGTCATCtttgtggatgaggaggaggagaggaatgaaatgAGTGCGGtggcagagagggagaaatgcCGAGGCGTGCTGAGAAGAACACTTTGCAGCCAATGGGAAACTCCCAGAATTCCTCAACTTCTCTATCCCTGACCAACATTATTAAAGCCACAGTCCTTATTTGCCTTTGCACAATGAATTTTGCAGTATTATTGTAACTTGACATGTACTGTACGATCAAGTCCACTCTCGAGAACAGTATTAATTATGACTCTCGGAAGTGTTCATACGTTTGAACAAAGGACACGTTTGCAGTGTTAGTCCAGGGACATGCTTGCAGTGTGTCTTAAATTACGCATGCAATTGTGTGTGACCGACGAATTGACGGCCGGAGCACTTTGCATGATGCTGGAGGTGTCATCTTAGGGGCATATAGCCAAcaggctctcattaatgttttccaccattgtttgactctaccacaACCTCAACGTGGAAGTTCGGAAGAGCCCCTAGtggttttgtaaatattgcaccgtacacacacgtcggCTTACCTTGTGTCAGATTCATGGCAACGAAATGTGCCTGTGCACGCGTATCCTGCAGGAAGCATGGCCCGGGCCTACTTTTGACACTTAGAAACTCAATCTCAAAGTctctagagcagggctattcaaatggcaacccttgggccagatgcggcccttggacagcaaggttctggccccccacaagccccttcaaatgcagaatcgttttttggaatttggagataaaagtatggtttccgttatcatgctgaaacgggacacgggacgttaaaatgcaggaaattacatctaagaaatgcaacattttctgggggaggacccccagaccctccacttcaatgaagtctcccatatttttttcattgacagtcggcaaccataatacatacgtatagttcggcccctttactgggaggaatttgaaaaaatggccctcgttgaaatataattgaatacccctgctctagagtGTCTCTCTGAATGTTGAATGAACACAGAATAGCCAATCAAAGGCATTCATTTTACCACGCTCAATCTGATCGGCCAATCAGACACACTGTTCAGTGCTTCCTTTCCTGCCCTTATAGCTACTGAACTGGCACTACTGGATTGATAATTCTGAGTCACTTTGTGCTTGACATATTTGACATTGGGCAAGTTCATCCTATGCACACATTTTGCCATACGGTTCCCTGATCGAAAGAATTGTTTGGTCATAACATGGTGCGAtattctgcaaaatgctttgaggatggtttgcgagagagagagagagagagagagagagagagagagagagagagagagagagagagagagagagagagagagagagagagaaaagagaaatagaaatagaaacagagaaagggaacgcgagtgagagagagagcctcgcatacagtgcatacacacacacacacacacacacacacacacacacacacacacacacacacacacacacacacacacacacacacacacacacacacacacacacacacacaccgctgtgaCAGTGACTGAGGGTGGCATTTGAGGCTATGAGTGAGGGGAGGGGTTGTGATGGTATTAACCCCcatcagacacacagagagcaaTAATGTTACACATGTGcagcacactacaccacacacacacacacacacacacacacacacacacacacacacacacacacacacacacacacacacacacacacacacacacacacacacagagagataggaAAAGCAATAATGTTATCATCGCCAGTCCCAGCTCAGCTTCACTCCATAAATCACATGACCACAACCGAGCCAATCAGAATCCAGCTGTGCTTTTGCATTCATCTATACCGTACAtacacattcatccatccatgcacaattgcacagagagagagagagagagagagagagagagagagagagagagagagagagagagagagagagagagagagcacatattTGCATACAAACACGCTCGCAAGATGTCCACATGCCTGCATACAAACATGCTTCCAAACATGTCATCCCTGAGAATTAACCTAATACGAATAAACACAAAACATTATATTTTTGGAGTCAAAGCAATGAAAAGGGTATCCATATCTTTGAATTACTATCAACTGTTGTATCTTGCATGGGAAACATAACTGGGTTGGGAAACGGAGCTCAACCAATCATGTATATTTTTGATGGATGGAACCACTGCATGTGGTCCAATCAAGATGAAGCATTTTAGTCCTACAcatgtcagatgactttgttcacCATTTCTTTGTCACCAATAATAAGGTTTTTGATGTTTTCTTCATTTTCATTTACCATTATGCTTGATTTAGATGTCGCATGCATTGAGGTGATGCATAAAACTGATTTGGACGATGTTGTCTGTGCCGCTTGACACTGGAGTTGCAGTAATGGCTTGTAGTGTGCTGCCCCCTGTAGGTAAAAGGGTGTAAGATGTCCTACATGGTATTTAGGTCAGCTTTCAGCAGGAGCCCATAGCGGTTGTTTATTTATGATAAGACCGCTACACAATAGTGCAGAGCCAGGCATGATCTGTCAGCATGCTGAGccattgtgtgtgactgtgtgcaatgTGTCACCTACAGTATCTCTGGCTGtcgctagctttgtgtgtgtgtgtttttgtgtgtgtgtgtgtgtgtttgtgtgtgtgtgtgtgtgtgtgtgtgtgtgtgtgtgtgtgtgtgtgtgtgtgtgtgtgtgtgtgtgtgtgtgtgcgcgcgcatgcgtgcgcgcgtgcggatgtgtatgtgctgtgtttgtgcgtgcacgtgtgtgtgagtaaataattaataaaaaataaataagagacCTTTTGTATTGTGGCAGAACGCAAACAAAGGCACTTCACACCATGCCGATTctctgtgctttctctctctctctctctctctctctctctctctctctctctctctctctctctctctctctctccctctctctctctctctctcacgcacgcacgcacgcacgcacagacacacacacacacgatgagtcATCACAAAGATAAACAAGGCCAATGTTGAGACTCTAAAAACTCTCCCGCTTGGGTTGTTAACATAATGCGTGCCTCTCAAGTATTACATTAGAGATTAACACCCTTATCCATTCTCCTTCAGATTATTTACTCGTATTTACTATTATTGACTTTATAACCTTGTCTTACCATACCCTTGTACCGAATTTGCATAATGGGTGAACTGATTTTAGGGTGAACTGATTTTATCCGATTGCTGACATTTGGTCACGACATACAGGCTATATAATGTGCCATTGCCATTCTACAACTGGCAGCAAAAGATCCGCCAAACAGGAATTTAATGCATGTGTCAGGCCAGATTCGTGGAGTGACTTTCAACCTGCAATTTCTTGCTTTCAGTGCTCTGATAATAATCCcaattatgtgtttgtttgttgtgatcTCTGCTTACAAAAACAGTCAGTCTATTGTACCTGGTCAGTGACCTGTAGAACCGTAATCAGAGaattaaaacaaaataatatataaggctgggactcgattaaaatttttaatcgcattaatctataggctttgaaattaattaatcgaattaattgCATTTTAATCACACATCACATTAATCACAttcaaatatctgacttgagaacagtgaaacatttatttttttcacatggaatttgaataattacaataaataagcttaatctaaaaatattattcattttttaaagaagagagaactcctcTCAAtatcagcaggctgttcaccatcaggcgtaatactgtcctcaactggtctaatccagaactatgtagctatattacactgcgattattttttttaatcgtgttaactaattaatcgaatcgcgtgattaattaatcgaaagtaatgcgttaatgtcccagccctaaaatAATATCAATATAATCTctaatctctccttctctctcctgctcacacAGACCTCGGAGTATAGTTCCCTAGCTCAGTGACCTGTAACACCAAAACCACAGAATTAAACCAATAAATGCTCTTATCTCTCGTTTCAGCTCTTTTCTTCCCAAAGAGCATGTCTGAATACAGTTCCCTGCTCAGTTCCTGTACTGTAATACCAAAATCGGAGATATTAAAACAATACATTCTCTAATCTCTTgcttcatctctcttcctcccacagAGCATGTCGGAGTACAGTTCCCTGCTCAGTGACCTGTAATACCAAAACCAGAGAATTGAAACAATACATTCTTCATCTCTCATCTTCCCGCAGACAATGTCGGAGTATAGTTCCCTGCTCAGCGACCTGAAGAACCGTAATCAGAGAATTAAAACAACATAATACCAATCTAATCTCaaatctctccttccctttctctctcgtctTCCCACAGACCATGTCGGAGTACAGTTCCCTGCTCAGCGACCTGGCTGAGAACATCACCAATGAGGATCTGGAGCAGCTCAAGTCGGCCTGCAAAGAGGACATCCCCGAGGACCAGAGCaacaccatcacctcctccaGAGACTGGTTCACCTACCTGGAGAAGAACGACAAACTGGcacagggtgagaaagagagtgcgtgtgtgtgtgtgtgtgtgtgtgtgtgtgtgtgtgtgtgtgtgtgtgtgtgtgtgtgtgtgtgtgtgtgtgtgtgtgtgtgtgtgtgtgtgtgtgtgtgtgtgtgtgtgtgtgtgtgtgtgtgtgtgtgtgtgtgtgtgtgtgtgtgtgtgtgtgtgtgcatgtatttgtgtttctgtacaagtgttgcaccgataccattttttggcaccgataccgatacccgactgtgcagtatcggccgataccggtactactctgtttgaaatttatatacagtatatgaacagCTGCATAGGCTAcgttggatgtaacatcatttctatcatggctttgtcaggctgctgcctacctttgtgaaacaggaaaaatactaatactgtacaaggtgaatccagtagaactttttatactttttaaatacctccaatgtaaaataactaagttcaaggctgtgttcaagtgtcatacgagcatctgtaaatggtatcggtgccctatttgttggtactcgcggataccgataccaccattttagtgcagtatcggtgccccggccgatactggtattggtgcaacactagtctgtacgcatgtgtgtgtgtgtgtgtgtgtgtggatatcctTGAGACCTGCTAGATGTGCTgacctttttgtgtgtgtctttgcatgtgtgcatgtgtgcgtgtgtgtccatgtgtttgtactgtatgtgtgtgtgtgtgtgcgtgtgtatatgtgtgtgtgtgtgtgtatgtgtgtgtgtgtgtgtgtgtgtgtgtgtgcgtgtgtgtgtgtgtccctcacaCAGATAACCTGTCCTATATCGAGCACATCTTTG includes:
- the LOC134437756 gene encoding astrocytic phosphoprotein PEA-15; translation: MSEYSSLLSDLAENITNEDLEQLKSACKEDIPEDQSNTITSSRDWFTYLEKNDKLAQDNLSYIEHIFEISRRPDLLTRVIEYRTTVLKISEDDEIDTKLTRIPSAKKYKDIIRQPSEDEIIKLAPPPKKA